In Thamnophis elegans isolate rThaEle1 chromosome 4, rThaEle1.pri, whole genome shotgun sequence, the following proteins share a genomic window:
- the LOC116506963 gene encoding cytochrome c oxidase subunit 7A2, mitochondrial, with product MFRTLWAVRQVARNPINFASRRQVASKIAEKQKHFQEDNGVPVHLKNGMPDALLYRITMALSVVGLAISSIIYTK from the exons ATGTTTCGAACCCTTTGG GCTGTTCGGCAAGTAGCACGAAACCCCATAAACTTCGCCTCTCGCAGGCAGGTTGCAAGCAAGATTGCTGAGAAGCAGAAACATTTCCAG GAAGATAATGGCGTTCCAGTGCATTTGAAAAATGGAATGCCAGATGCTCTACTGTATCGAATTACCATGGCCCTTTCTGTTGTTG GACTGGCTATCTCTTCTATAATTTATACGAAATAG